The following coding sequences lie in one Moritella viscosa genomic window:
- a CDS encoding putative uncharacterized phage protein (No significant database matches), translating to MSYFVTITFDLNHAKSSVYPRIHRSLDQIDFGKYIQGRKANETQLPSNTFVAEFESDDFDNSTELREWLKYQMKSIFKLNNVSGKFFIAVGKRWAWSVGKV from the coding sequence TTGAGTTATTTTGTAACAATTACTTTTGATCTTAATCATGCTAAGTCATCTGTTTACCCAAGAATACATCGAAGTTTAGATCAAATTGACTTCGGTAAATATATTCAAGGGCGGAAGGCTAATGAAACACAGTTGCCAAGTAATACTTTTGTAGCAGAATTTGAATCAGACGATTTTGACAATTCTACCGAATTACGTGAGTGGTTAAAATATCAAATGAAAAGCATCTTCAAACTCAATAATGTTAGTGGAAAATTTTTTATCGCTGTTGGTAAACGATGGGCTTGGTCTGTTGGTAAAGTATAA
- a CDS encoding putative uncharacterized phage protein (No significant database matches), with product MFYSARDGLRERRLKIVEEEADENARPLRVTKAELEQALVSTDSESEKEEIKNKISHIQKKIESCYISYGRYLMKENV from the coding sequence ATGTTTTATTCGGCAAGAGACGGTTTAAGAGAAAGACGCTTAAAAATAGTTGAGGAAGAAGCAGATGAGAATGCTAGGCCACTTAGAGTGACAAAGGCAGAGCTAGAGCAAGCTTTAGTTTCCACTGATTCTGAATCAGAAAAGGAAGAAATAAAAAATAAAATAAGTCATATTCAGAAAAAAATTGAATCATGCTATATCTCTTACGGGCGCTATTTAATGAAGGAAAATGTTTAA
- a CDS encoding putative uncharacterized phage protein (No significant database matches) — MSLEAGQYIGLVKFFREISHLEMFLDGKLYCNTPEYYRLADAPGISDRNESCHISLRAVRNDPEWEMEVSGESVGKVSNFIIRSGRADGWIQCWTVLNFPKDDQTFDTLIDNFKKLKQEFGPYYIFVNPENSHKMIDRIKYSLGVDLQAKQVEYEDYPILGDSIYKKTLNFSYQNEFRIVFGECKTDDVEPKIFSISKGFRDIIETNPKIELTAKSNERDFRFILEHV; from the coding sequence TTGTCACTTGAAGCTGGACAATATATAGGGCTTGTAAAATTTTTCAGGGAAATTTCCCATCTAGAAATGTTTCTAGATGGGAAATTATATTGTAATACTCCCGAGTATTATCGGCTTGCCGATGCACCTGGGATTTCCGATAGAAATGAATCTTGCCATATCAGTCTTAGAGCGGTGCGTAATGATCCTGAATGGGAAATGGAAGTTTCGGGAGAAAGTGTTGGTAAAGTATCTAATTTTATAATTCGCTCAGGCAGGGCTGACGGTTGGATTCAGTGCTGGACAGTTCTTAATTTTCCTAAAGACGATCAAACATTCGATACATTAATTGACAATTTTAAAAAATTAAAACAAGAATTCGGTCCATATTATATTTTTGTTAACCCTGAAAATTCACATAAAATGATCGATAGAATCAAATATTCACTAGGTGTTGACCTTCAAGCTAAGCAAGTGGAATACGAAGATTACCCAATTTTAGGTGATTCAATTTACAAGAAAACTCTTAATTTTTCATATCAAAACGAATTTAGAATAGTGTTTGGAGAATGTAAAACAGATGATGTTGAACCTAAAATTTTTAGTATAAGTAAAGGCTTTAGAGACATTATTGAAACTAATCCCAAAATTGAACTAACAGCAAAATCTAATGAACGTGATTTTAGGTTTATTTTAGAACATGTATAA
- a CDS encoding putative uncharacterized phage protein (No significant database matches), whose translation MGFSICIFAAIINDISELFQTFFPDKDLSRNIDLMQQISSFSIASLGGGIIASGFMIKVQIEHNNEQTNLEIIEKLKK comes from the coding sequence TTGGGCTTTAGTATTTGTATTTTTGCAGCAATTATTAACGACATTTCTGAATTATTTCAAACATTTTTCCCTGATAAAGACCTAAGTCGTAACATTGACTTAATGCAGCAAATATCATCTTTTTCAATAGCGTCTTTAGGTGGCGGCATTATCGCGTCAGGATTTATGATTAAAGTCCAAATCGAACATAATAATGAACAAACAAATTTAGAAATAATAGAGAAATTAAAAAAATAG
- a CDS encoding putative uncharacterized phage endonuclease — MKQPASICGYPSCKQIATNKGRCAAHQREERPKEHSRTSTTRNNDIYNSAKWKKLRHKKFLNNPLCQDCLELNITTPMDCVDHVKEITDYPELAYTYLNLRSLCYSCHAIKTAREAKYRIHPKELTTNELFRTFGINK; from the coding sequence ATGAAACAACCTGCAAGCATATGCGGCTACCCTAGCTGTAAGCAAATAGCTACTAACAAAGGACGTTGTGCTGCCCACCAGCGCGAAGAACGACCAAAAGAACATAGCAGAACATCTACTACACGTAATAACGATATCTACAACTCAGCGAAATGGAAGAAACTAAGACACAAGAAATTCTTAAATAATCCATTATGCCAAGACTGCTTAGAATTAAACATTACAACGCCAATGGATTGTGTAGATCACGTTAAAGAAATTACTGATTATCCAGAGCTGGCTTACACATACTTAAATTTGAGGTCGCTCTGTTATTCATGCCATGCCATAAAAACCGCACGTGAAGCTAAATACAGAATACATCCAAAAGAGCTAACAACGAATGAGTTATTCAGGACGTTTGGCATTAATAAATAA
- a CDS encoding putative uncharacterized membrane associated phage protein (No significant database matches) yields the protein MFMDITTVLWIFGIVITGGSSIIGWYCSSLNKRLEKHSDKLEDMSVTFSVGLTKIEGQLNSILSIMATKDHLSDIDKELTQQITDVRGEKPVRWMSPMEIFNKQQGE from the coding sequence ATGTTTATGGATATAACTACGGTGTTATGGATTTTCGGAATAGTAATAACTGGTGGTTCGTCAATAATTGGGTGGTATTGTTCTTCACTTAATAAAAGATTAGAAAAGCATTCCGATAAATTGGAAGACATGTCAGTTACGTTTTCAGTTGGATTAACTAAGATTGAAGGCCAACTCAATTCAATCTTATCTATAATGGCAACTAAAGACCACTTATCTGATATTGATAAAGAACTAACTCAGCAGATTACTGATGTTCGTGGAGAGAAACCAGTCCGATGGATGAGTCCGATGGAAATATTCAACAAACAACAAGGTGAATAA
- a CDS encoding phage terminase, small subunit, with protein MSDPKQQSISTLKGAPKSMHKHPDSDMFYQDLMKASELAQTGTASDKLAAAQAASIYAVFKAAERDLYDEETGEFQVTILQEGDKGQDRMVQNPAFQVYQTTQKQIQGYLSEFGLTPKARKQVEKLQAEKESALLTFLQNGE; from the coding sequence ATGAGTGACCCAAAACAGCAAAGCATATCAACCCTCAAAGGTGCTCCTAAAAGTATGCACAAACATCCTGACTCGGATATGTTTTATCAAGACTTAATGAAAGCATCAGAACTAGCTCAAACAGGCACCGCATCTGACAAACTAGCCGCAGCACAAGCAGCAAGTATCTATGCAGTATTCAAAGCAGCAGAGCGAGACTTGTATGATGAGGAAACAGGTGAGTTTCAAGTAACCATCTTACAAGAAGGTGATAAAGGTCAAGACCGTATGGTTCAGAACCCAGCCTTTCAAGTATACCAAACAACACAAAAACAAATTCAAGGTTATCTATCCGAGTTTGGTCTAACCCCAAAAGCTCGTAAACAAGTTGAGAAACTCCAAGCAGAAAAAGAGAGTGCGTTACTAACATTCCTTCAGAACGGAGAGTAA
- a CDS encoding phage terminase, large subunit has translation MAYMTPPKKYKFPRVKPTEQSYKQCHKYCYQVLDGTIASNKWIKLAAERHFKDLEKSKKKDYLYEFDNNRAQRAIDFFKFLKHTKGELARIRAPFELMPWQQFIVGSIFGWVTKKKHKVTNKQTRRFKTAEVFVARKNGKSLLASGIGLYMLLADGESGAEVYSAATTRDQAKIVFDDAKVMLNNSDLKEVATAYKTEISAPGLNSKFKPLSSDANSLDGLNVHCGLIDEIHAHRTRDVYDVIETATGARTQPLIFVISTAGTILEGIATELWKYGEYVLNNIIDDDSLFACLYTLDAGDDFTDPENWLKANPCLGVSKKVEDMERLCKKAKAMVSARGNYLTKHCNIFVSSTDTWLDIQQVQKCIKDIKLDDYLGKECYIGLDLAQKLDLTSMCLIFPTDDGGIDVFFRNYIPDGSLSKITAQSQQQYDKWSRAGFLEITDGVATDFDYIKKDIRQFCEMFDVQHVGYDTHVATQLAGELSNDNIPMVAVGQSMANLSEPSKELELLIATKKLSYNGDSVFEWCCSNVHIYTDANENIKPIKENKSSKDKIDAVIALVTGLSLCILKEPKKQSVYETRGPLFL, from the coding sequence ATGGCTTATATGACTCCGCCAAAGAAGTATAAGTTTCCTCGAGTCAAGCCAACTGAACAATCATATAAACAATGTCATAAGTATTGTTATCAGGTTCTAGATGGAACTATTGCTTCAAATAAATGGATAAAACTCGCAGCAGAACGACACTTCAAAGACTTAGAAAAATCTAAAAAGAAAGATTACCTGTATGAGTTTGATAATAATCGCGCACAACGCGCTATTGATTTCTTTAAGTTTCTCAAACACACAAAAGGTGAACTAGCACGAATACGCGCTCCTTTTGAACTTATGCCGTGGCAACAATTTATCGTTGGTTCTATTTTTGGTTGGGTTACTAAGAAGAAACATAAAGTTACTAATAAACAAACTCGTAGATTCAAAACAGCAGAGGTATTTGTTGCTCGTAAGAATGGTAAAAGTTTATTAGCGTCAGGTATTGGCTTGTATATGCTACTCGCTGATGGCGAATCAGGTGCAGAGGTATACTCAGCAGCAACTACACGTGATCAAGCAAAAATTGTATTTGATGACGCTAAGGTAATGCTCAACAACTCTGATTTAAAAGAAGTAGCAACAGCATATAAAACAGAAATATCCGCACCTGGATTAAACAGTAAATTTAAACCACTTAGTTCTGATGCTAATAGCCTAGATGGACTAAATGTTCACTGTGGGCTCATCGACGAGATCCATGCGCATCGCACAAGGGATGTATATGACGTAATTGAAACAGCAACAGGTGCAAGAACACAACCACTTATATTTGTTATATCAACTGCTGGGACAATCCTTGAAGGTATTGCTACTGAGCTATGGAAATATGGTGAATATGTTTTAAATAATATTATCGATGATGATAGTTTATTTGCATGTCTGTATACGTTAGATGCAGGTGATGATTTCACTGATCCAGAGAACTGGCTTAAAGCAAACCCATGCTTAGGTGTTTCAAAGAAAGTAGAAGACATGGAACGTCTATGCAAGAAAGCAAAAGCAATGGTATCTGCTCGTGGTAATTACCTCACTAAGCATTGCAATATATTTGTATCATCAACTGACACTTGGTTGGATATACAACAAGTTCAAAAATGCATAAAAGATATAAAACTAGATGATTACTTAGGTAAGGAATGTTATATCGGATTAGATTTAGCACAAAAGCTAGATTTAACGTCTATGTGCCTTATCTTCCCAACTGATGATGGTGGTATTGATGTGTTCTTTAGGAACTATATACCTGATGGATCACTCAGTAAAATCACCGCACAATCACAACAACAGTATGATAAATGGAGCAGAGCTGGGTTTCTTGAAATAACAGATGGTGTCGCAACTGACTTTGATTATATAAAGAAAGATATACGCCAATTCTGTGAGATGTTTGATGTGCAACATGTTGGTTATGATACTCATGTAGCTACTCAGCTAGCTGGTGAATTATCAAACGATAATATACCAATGGTTGCTGTTGGTCAGTCCATGGCTAACCTATCAGAACCAAGCAAAGAACTTGAGTTATTAATCGCAACCAAAAAGCTAAGTTATAACGGTGATAGTGTCTTTGAGTGGTGTTGTTCAAACGTTCATATATACACAGATGCCAATGAAAACATCAAACCTATAAAAGAAAACAAATCATCTAAAGACAAGATTGATGCTGTGATTGCATTAGTTACTGGCTTGAGTTTATGTATCTTAAAAGAACCTAAGAAACAGTCTGTTTATGAAACACGTGGTCCTCTTTTCCTCTAG
- a CDS encoding phage portal protein: MILDKSGNLLTSEKSFSNFSNDFSFMYGAQTIAGIDVSPASAHKHAIVYACIRALSESIGQLPVRLYTYDPTGNRTLANRSHPMFKVLTQAPNDFQTWQDMLEMIVTHLNLDGNFYAVINRNTRNKNKIVQFIPIPNPSAVSITVKAGRLTYDIPQDAITGLSKTKFTADEILHIKGPSTDGFMGVSPIRHAPKAIALSMAGEQHGEEFFNNSATPNGYLSTPDELSPEAAERFLNAYNGNMQGLRNSSKTALFEGGMKWNSIAVNNRDAQFLETRNFQKTEICSIFRVPPQMVFQEADVKYSNVEQAILSFHRDTLVPLMTRIVNKINLHLDADLEIDLDDRHLLRGDSKTQAEVHSALFKMSAMTVNEIRLNSGLEAIDGGDVLAIATNNTTLGQLTDLDQIQSLNIQNIPPAPTLPEA, encoded by the coding sequence ATGATTTTAGACAAATCGGGCAACTTGCTCACTAGTGAAAAATCATTTTCTAACTTCAGCAATGACTTCAGTTTTATGTATGGTGCTCAAACAATAGCAGGTATTGATGTATCACCTGCTTCAGCACATAAACATGCAATCGTATACGCTTGTATACGTGCTTTATCAGAAAGCATTGGTCAACTTCCAGTTCGACTATATACATATGATCCAACAGGTAACCGAACATTAGCTAATCGCTCACATCCGATGTTTAAGGTGCTAACTCAAGCACCAAATGACTTTCAGACGTGGCAAGATATGTTAGAAATGATAGTAACTCACCTCAATTTAGATGGTAACTTTTATGCTGTTATCAATCGAAACACAAGAAATAAAAACAAAATTGTTCAATTTATTCCTATCCCAAATCCAAGTGCAGTATCAATCACAGTTAAAGCTGGACGTTTAACGTATGACATCCCACAAGATGCAATAACAGGGCTATCTAAAACTAAATTCACTGCTGATGAAATACTACACATTAAAGGCCCTTCGACTGATGGCTTTATGGGTGTTTCACCTATTAGACATGCACCTAAAGCAATTGCATTAAGTATGGCGGGTGAGCAACACGGTGAAGAGTTCTTCAATAACTCAGCTACGCCTAATGGTTATCTTTCAACACCTGATGAACTTAGCCCTGAAGCAGCTGAAAGGTTCTTGAATGCTTACAACGGAAATATGCAAGGTCTACGCAACTCAAGCAAAACTGCGTTATTTGAAGGTGGTATGAAATGGAACAGTATTGCTGTTAATAACAGAGATGCTCAGTTCTTAGAAACACGCAACTTCCAGAAAACAGAAATATGTTCTATTTTCCGAGTCCCACCACAAATGGTATTCCAAGAAGCAGACGTAAAATACTCAAATGTTGAACAAGCTATTTTAAGTTTTCATCGTGATACGTTAGTTCCGTTAATGACTCGTATTGTTAATAAAATCAACTTACACCTAGATGCTGATTTAGAAATTGATTTAGATGACAGACATTTGTTACGTGGTGACAGTAAAACTCAAGCTGAAGTGCATAGTGCTTTATTCAAAATGTCTGCAATGACAGTAAATGAAATCAGATTAAATTCTGGACTTGAAGCTATTGACGGCGGTGATGTATTAGCTATTGCAACTAACAATACGACACTAGGCCAACTTACTGACTTGGATCAAATCCAATCATTGAACATTCAAAATATCCCACCAGCACCAACTCTTCCTGAGGCGTAA
- a CDS encoding phage prohead protease yields the protein MKQKQVKFEVKAIDTDTGYFEGYANTFNFVDFAGDDTQKGAFLATIQRHKENNTMPAMLWQHKHDQPIGAWDEMYEDDHGLYVKGHFTLGVQQADEAYALMKDNAISGFSIGYSVVNETYDAKTGVNYLNEVNLLETSIVTFPCNDQSRVTVVKSLIDNNEVPTEREMEKALRELGLSRKQSKSFLADGYKSFLPQETPTETSIPAELNNIVETKAAEELLNLLRNINK from the coding sequence ATGAAACAAAAACAAGTTAAGTTCGAAGTAAAAGCTATCGATACAGATACTGGTTATTTCGAAGGCTACGCAAACACATTTAATTTTGTAGATTTTGCGGGCGATGACACTCAAAAAGGTGCTTTTTTAGCAACCATTCAACGTCATAAAGAAAACAACACAATGCCAGCAATGCTTTGGCAACACAAGCATGACCAACCTATTGGTGCTTGGGATGAGATGTATGAAGATGATCATGGGCTATACGTAAAAGGGCACTTTACTTTAGGTGTTCAACAAGCTGATGAAGCATATGCATTAATGAAAGATAACGCTATTAGTGGGTTTTCTATTGGTTATTCTGTTGTTAATGAAACATATGACGCCAAAACAGGTGTTAATTACCTTAATGAAGTAAATCTACTCGAAACCAGCATAGTTACTTTTCCATGCAACGATCAATCACGAGTTACTGTTGTTAAATCACTTATTGATAACAATGAAGTGCCTACTGAACGTGAAATGGAAAAAGCTCTACGTGAACTAGGACTAAGCCGCAAACAATCAAAATCATTCCTTGCAGATGGCTATAAGTCATTCCTCCCACAAGAAACTCCCACTGAAACCTCAATTCCAGCTGAACTAAATAATATTGTAGAAACAAAAGCAGCCGAAGAGTTACTTAATCTACTAAGGAATATAAACAAATAA
- a CDS encoding phage major capsid protein, with protein MDQNELFEQLSTEVTAMSEKQVADLAEVKQSGLDAIADAATKNSEIVEKQAAELINLQTQISDLSDQQAKGNFSMESNAKTFDLNAEVKSLTLANPSQDILSKGLTTADQASAGVTIRTAYAAGIVKPLRENSAFLSRIAHQSVANEDYKRLVKTGDAEMRWGGENVSNSALGNTGVQSYAEVTGTFGKAEAYPFVTSEMVNDSAFDLVSELSESVIAEIGAGVNKAALNGDGVKKPLGLLQRTAGAAHEAFSASEIGASNALPSTTANTVKALRSIVRSVKTGYRANAVWMMNEEMRDAIAGKVYSDGRSIINEDVTEMPDGKLLGKEIVIDSEMPNGVIVFGELAKAFTFLTVEGLVVQPNPYVAPGNVQYYHSLRVGTIVNDVQAIVIVTLKATA; from the coding sequence ATGGACCAAAACGAACTTTTCGAACAACTTTCAACTGAAGTTACTGCAATGAGTGAAAAACAAGTTGCTGACTTGGCTGAAGTTAAACAATCCGGCTTAGATGCAATCGCAGACGCCGCTACTAAAAACAGTGAAATTGTTGAAAAACAAGCAGCTGAACTAATCAATTTACAAACTCAAATCTCTGATCTTTCTGATCAACAAGCAAAAGGTAATTTCTCAATGGAATCAAACGCAAAAACTTTCGACCTTAACGCTGAAGTTAAGTCTCTTACATTAGCTAACCCTTCACAAGACATCCTGTCTAAAGGTTTAACTACTGCTGATCAAGCATCTGCTGGTGTTACAATCCGCACTGCATACGCAGCTGGTATCGTCAAACCATTACGTGAAAACTCTGCATTCTTATCACGCATAGCTCACCAATCAGTAGCTAACGAAGATTACAAACGTCTTGTTAAAACAGGTGATGCCGAAATGCGTTGGGGTGGTGAAAACGTTTCTAACTCTGCACTGGGTAACACTGGTGTTCAATCTTACGCTGAAGTAACTGGCACATTTGGTAAAGCTGAAGCTTATCCTTTTGTTACAAGCGAAATGGTTAATGACTCAGCGTTTGATCTAGTATCTGAACTTTCAGAATCTGTTATTGCTGAAATCGGTGCTGGTGTTAATAAAGCTGCATTGAACGGTGATGGTGTTAAGAAACCTCTTGGTTTACTACAGCGCACAGCAGGTGCTGCGCACGAAGCATTTAGTGCTTCAGAAATTGGTGCTTCAAACGCATTACCATCAACAACTGCTAACACAGTTAAAGCTCTACGCAGTATTGTTCGTAGTGTAAAAACTGGCTATCGTGCAAACGCTGTTTGGATGATGAACGAAGAAATGCGTGATGCAATTGCTGGTAAAGTTTATTCAGATGGTCGTAGTATCATCAATGAAGACGTTACGGAAATGCCAGATGGCAAACTGTTAGGTAAAGAGATCGTAATTGATTCAGAAATGCCTAATGGTGTAATCGTATTTGGTGAGTTAGCTAAGGCGTTTACTTTCTTAACTGTTGAAGGTTTAGTTGTTCAACCAAATCCATATGTTGCTCCGGGTAACGTTCAATACTACCACTCACTACGTGTGGGAACAATTGTGAATGACGTTCAAGCAATCGTGATCGTAACATTGAAAGCAACTGCTTAA
- a CDS encoding putative uncharacterized phage protein (No significant database matches) → MYNITYTSSDCPVELYDVKNHLRIDHDEDDYYLNDLIHAAVLLAEHQTNRRIRFSTVQGYLEQAKGCVFLPYGNTKVVGIQVNEQLLTLPTDYVEDADRIVFRREFKDVRIDFDCGYKTADLPADIRHALLMLVGTMYENRQDVTQGFQSYKAAFSSWALLKHYKIW, encoded by the coding sequence ATGTATAACATCACGTATACATCCTCAGATTGCCCTGTTGAATTATATGACGTCAAGAACCATCTACGCATTGACCACGATGAAGATGATTATTACTTAAATGACTTAATTCATGCCGCAGTCTTACTAGCTGAACACCAAACAAATCGACGTATCCGCTTTTCAACAGTGCAAGGCTATCTTGAACAAGCAAAAGGATGTGTTTTCCTCCCATACGGAAATACGAAAGTCGTTGGTATTCAAGTTAATGAGCAACTTCTAACACTACCAACTGATTATGTTGAAGATGCAGACAGAATTGTTTTTAGACGAGAATTTAAAGATGTAAGAATTGATTTTGATTGTGGATATAAAACAGCTGATTTACCAGCTGATATAAGACACGCATTATTAATGCTTGTCGGCACAATGTATGAAAATAGACAAGACGTTACTCAAGGTTTCCAATCATATAAAGCAGCATTCAGCTCATGGGCGTTGCTAAAACATTATAAGATATGGTGA
- a CDS encoding putative uncharacterized phage protein (No significant database matches) — MNFGNLNNRIQILSKQTSRNSFGEQETIWSPTETLRCRVIAKQTTSTDGQITINATELSITCRYSNKTSTLSPESKIMYNNELYNIDSVVDKFQTKVQIDITCSRVIGG; from the coding sequence ATGAACTTTGGTAATTTAAACAACAGAATACAAATCCTCTCAAAACAAACATCAAGAAACTCATTTGGTGAACAAGAAACCATATGGAGCCCTACAGAGACGCTTAGATGCCGTGTTATTGCTAAACAAACAACAAGCACTGACGGTCAAATAACTATTAACGCGACAGAGCTTTCTATTACGTGTCGTTACTCCAATAAAACATCAACTTTATCACCTGAGTCAAAGATTATGTATAACAACGAGTTGTATAACATTGATTCAGTTGTAGATAAATTCCAAACAAAAGTTCAAATCGACATAACTTGTAGTCGTGTCATAGGAGGCTAA
- a CDS encoding putative uncharacterized phage protein (No significant database matches), with amino-acid sequence MITFSMEGFNDLNDMLADLGTVLGKKATRKAARAAMKPVLEEVIKTAPVDNLPDDVHLKDSFKLSVSGRTKKLAKKGSDTFLTASVKTSGKEVNKYAALVEFGRQDYSTVRRNAYGKPTKAYEVNVGGFESNPFMRSALAKHADQVVETFVQGLNDEIIRIQNNRDRIASSAIRCKERKAKKYANGG; translated from the coding sequence ATGATCACTTTCTCTATGGAAGGATTCAATGATCTTAATGACATGTTAGCTGATTTAGGCACTGTTCTTGGCAAAAAAGCAACTCGAAAGGCTGCTCGTGCTGCTATGAAACCAGTGCTTGAGGAAGTTATCAAGACTGCTCCAGTTGATAACTTACCAGATGACGTTCACTTAAAAGATAGTTTTAAACTGTCTGTTTCAGGTAGAACTAAAAAACTAGCTAAAAAAGGAAGTGATACTTTCTTAACTGCTTCAGTAAAAACATCAGGTAAAGAAGTCAACAAATATGCTGCTCTAGTTGAATTTGGTAGACAAGATTACTCAACAGTTAGACGCAATGCTTATGGTAAACCAACCAAAGCGTATGAAGTTAACGTTGGTGGCTTTGAATCTAATCCGTTTATGCGTTCTGCATTAGCCAAACATGCTGATCAAGTAGTTGAAACATTCGTTCAAGGGTTGAATGACGAGATTATTCGTATTCAAAACAACCGTGATCGTATCGCTAGTTCTGCTATCAGATGCAAAGAACGTAAAGCTAAGAAATATGCTAATGGAGGCTAA
- a CDS encoding putative uncharacterized phage protein (No significant database matches) produces the protein MFIIEQHIIKEIEQLTGMNCYPNVLPEGAKKPAIVYNTISTHSHKNLSEIKHRSVTIQLTIISDTYSAAKISQQKIHDFFEYYENDDSFSYVSTTVNNIVDLYKLQLNQIAIDLGIQYVVK, from the coding sequence GTGTTTATCATTGAACAACACATTATTAAGGAAATAGAGCAGCTTACTGGTATGAATTGTTACCCTAACGTTCTACCAGAAGGTGCCAAAAAACCCGCTATTGTTTACAACACAATATCAACTCACTCACATAAAAACTTGAGTGAAATCAAACACCGCTCTGTAACGATACAACTTACGATTATCAGTGATACGTATTCGGCAGCAAAGATATCACAACAAAAAATACATGATTTCTTTGAATACTATGAAAACGACGACAGTTTTTCGTATGTATCAACAACAGTAAATAACATAGTTGATTTATATAAACTTCAACTCAATCAAATAGCTATCGACTTAGGCATCCAATACGTTGTTAAGTAG
- a CDS encoding putative uncharacterized phage protein (No significant database matches) — MKLSSGKGSTMKYASNWDVATASITTQIEGVTALSGFEVNVEVQEATLLETGAQMKATTNVTYGDVEVAILADGLTDQWSTLHALAISETPVSILCHFSTGKGYDVEANAVITKVSPVTETGALNAYTLTLSVSGIPAFTYTA, encoded by the coding sequence ATGAAATTAAGTTCAGGTAAAGGCTCTACTATGAAATACGCTTCAAACTGGGATGTAGCTACCGCTAGTATTACAACTCAAATTGAAGGTGTAACAGCTCTTAGTGGTTTCGAAGTAAATGTAGAAGTTCAAGAAGCTACGCTTTTAGAAACTGGCGCACAAATGAAAGCTACAACTAACGTAACTTATGGTGATGTTGAAGTTGCCATTCTTGCTGATGGTCTTACTGATCAATGGTCAACATTACACGCTCTAGCAATTAGTGAAACTCCTGTTTCAATCTTGTGTCACTTCTCAACTGGTAAAGGCTATGATGTTGAAGCTAACGCAGTAATTACAAAAGTTTCCCCAGTAACAGAAACAGGTGCATTAAATGCGTATACGTTGACATTGAGCGTTTCAGGTATTCCTGCATTCACTTACACAGCGTAA